Proteins encoded together in one Porites lutea chromosome 2, jaPorLute2.1, whole genome shotgun sequence window:
- the LOC140924920 gene encoding BTB/POZ domain-containing protein 6-B-like, translating into MAVQTNWQITRSTVRERTKFMFNNEHLSDVKFVVRGNDGESERNRSITAHKFVLSIGSPVFEAMFYGELAETKDTIQLPDCDYESLLELFRYLYSDEVNLSGSSVLGVLYLAKKYMVPSLTEKCKDYLQDKLDPSNVFTILPTALKYEEKNLVDRCWKVIESQTEQALKSDGFEMIEKTLLEALVQRETLEIREVELFKGCDRWAIKQCRKQGLATDGELKRRVLGEEIIKAIRYGVMKQEEFAGVVLDAKILTPDEIVTFFKFFSSQEISLPLGFSETRRRSWLHRCGRFTLMQRSSWDCNGLSRDVIEFKALYQGSPYSVFESPVRLVKLERSTYPSKLLESCQNFSYHGLEVLFNSNPSLKQNTLYHISVLISGAKSGKGCKGLKSVKIAGVTFTFLTPPTPTRYALGDRNSVEQGQFAEFLFSLPN; encoded by the exons ATGGCTGTTCAAACTAACTGGCAAATAACAAGATCCACCGTCAGAGAGAGAACCAAATTTATGTTCAATAATGAACACTTGAGCGATGTGAAGTTCGTCGTTCGAGGCAACGACGGCGAAAGTGAAAGAAATCGATCGATCACTGCTCACAAGTTTGTGCTTTCCATTGGTAGTCCTGTGTTTGAAGCCATGTTTTACGGTGAGCTAGCGGAGACTAAAGACACTATTCAACTGCCTGACTGTGATTACGAGAGTTTGTTGGAGTTGTTTCGTTACCTGTACAGCGATGAAGTAAACTTAAGCGGAAGTAGTGTACTGGGAGTACTCTATTTGGCCAAGAAGTACATGGTTCCTTCCCTTACTGAAAAATGCAAGGATTATCTGCAAGATAAATTGGATCCTTCGAACGTTTTCACCATCTTGCCAACTGCCCTGAAATATGAAGAGAAGAACCTGGTTGATCGATGTTGGAAAGTAATCGAAAGTCAGACTGAACAGGCTTTGAAATCAGATGGATTTGAGATGATCGAGAAGACCTTGCTTGAAGCTTTGGTCCAACGAGAAACGCTGGAGATCAGAGAAGTGGAGCTGTTTAAAGGTTGTGATCGGTGGGCAATTAAGCAATGCAGAAAGCAGGGCTTAGCAACTGATGGTGAACTAAAAAGAAGAGTTCTTGGCGAGGAAATTATTAAAGCAATACGCTATGGAGTGATGAAGCAAGAGGAGTTTGCTGGTGTCGTTCTTGATGCAAAAATTCTTACTCCGGATGAAATTGTcactttttttaagttttttagttCACAAGAGATCTCTCTGCCTTTAGGGTTCTCGGAGACTCGAAGACGCTCATGGCTTCACCGTTGTGGAAGGTTTACCCTGATGCAAAGAAGTTCTTGGGATTGTAACGGATTAAGTAGGGATGTTATTGAATTTAAAGCG TTATACCAAGGCAGCCCATATTCAGTGTTTGAATCACCGGTACGTTTGGTGAAATTGGAACGTTCAACATATCCTTCAAAGCTATTAGAATCATGCCAAAATTTTAGCTATCATGGATTAGAAGTTCTGTTTAACTCTAATCCTTCCTTGAAACAGAACACTCTATACCATATTAGCGTCTTAATTTCTGGAGCGAAATCTGGAAAGGGATGCAAAGGCttaaaaagtgtaaaaataGCTGGCGTGACATTTACATTTTTAACTCCACCCACCCCCACTAGGTATGCCCTTGGGGACAGAAATAGTGTGGAGCAAGGCCAGTTTGCTgaattcttgttttctcttcCCAACTGA
- the LOC140927417 gene encoding uncharacterized protein — protein MTPVHGADGTATSSRTSSSVAVQQRERINGWSCPWHPLQFVAWFFLIFFSVLYFGVIVFYLPKEWRAAGFIIPSGFCGIHIVYHLLALTIDPADPSIRGGTKKSKAVFDRSQHQHVIENSHCYICQVDVGSKSKHCSVCNKCVSEFDHHCKWLNNCVGGQNYRLFIGCISSAFVLAMSVFAVTLYVFVSFFTRRDSLKSLSGGEFKIFVAVSSDELFASILGVVAGLLLLAIVLLGHLLGFHIYLIYHKISTYEFIVSSREQRSEASDVEAGTDKPSSCKQSNKKMFKNKVKPEEERRENNEPQRIEISDHGASEGSDDTLPNETTVKFINEVSSKAAAKQNRSSVEEDTLQQQDYSVITSPDTAHYSPQGITECASSSEESLKEITPQPTSPRVEVKQPAGVITSQLQETSSSNQHQSELLSFNPGPRRVPMVTFNDQVEELVPSSQGKKKKKTKVSEDANTKTLNSGDYELTAVNRENASTGQDTVDAVTPRKKKKKKPKANSPDSLPPIVRRPLPQLPPQDD, from the exons ATGACTCCTGTTCATGGAGCGGATGGGACCGCTACATCTTCCAGGACTTCTTCGTCTGTGGCTGTACAGCAAAGGGAACGTATAAATGGCTGGTCGTGTCCGTGGCATCCTTTACAGTTTGTGGCATGGTTTTTTCTTATCTTCTTCTCTGTATTATATTTCGGTGTAATTGTCTTCTATCTCCCAAAAGAGTGGCGAGCAGCTGGATTTATT ATTCCGAGTGGTTTTTGTGGTATACATATTGTCTACCACCTACTGGCATTGACAATTGACCCTGCAGATCCCAGCATCAGAGGAGGAACTAAGAAAAGCAAAGCAGTTTTTGATAGAAGCCAACATCAGCATGTTATTGAAAATAGTCACTGTTATATCTGCCAAGTGGATGT TGGTTCTAAGAGCAAGCATTGCTCAGTGTGCAACAAGTGTGTATCAGAGTTTGATCACCACTGTAAGTGGCTAAACAATTGTGTTGGAGGCCAGAATTACAG GTTATTCATCGGCTGTATTTCCAGTGCATTTGTTTTAGCAATGTCCGTATTTGCAGTTACCTTGTATGTCTTTGTCTCGTTTTTTACAAGAAGAGACAGTTTAAAATCTTTATCAG GAGGAgaattcaaaatatttgttgCCGTCTCATCAGATGAATTATTTGCATCAATACTTGGAGTTGTGGCAGGACTGCTGCTTCTCGCTATAGTCCTCCTGGGACATCTTTTAGGATTTCATATTTATTTAA TTTATCATAAAATCTCAACATATGAATTCATAGTGAGTTCTCGAGAGCAAAGATCTGAAGCTTCTGATGTGGAGGCTGGTACAGATAAACCCTCTTCATGTAAACAGTCAAATAAGAAAATGTTTAAG AATAAAGTAAAGCCTGAAGAAGAGAGGAGAGAGAATAATGAACCTCAAAG AATTGAAATAAGTGATCATGGTGCTTCTGAAGGGTCTGATGATACTCTACCAAATGAAACAACTGTAAAGTTTATTAATGAAGTCAGCTCTAAG GCCGCTGCCAAGCAGAACAGATCCAGTGTAGAAGAAGATACCCTACAGCAACAGGATTATTCAGTTATCACAAGCCCTGATACGGCTCATTACTCACCCCAAGGAATTACAGAATGTGCATCATCTTCAGAGGAGAGCCTTAAAGAAATTACACCCCAACCTACTTCCCCTCGAGTAGAGGTTAAACAGCCAGCTGGCGTAATCACATCACAGCTTCAAGAGACAAGTTCAAGCAATCAACATCAGAGTGAATTGTTATCTTTTAATCCGGGACCTAGGAGGGTTCCCATGGTAACTTTTAATGACCAAGTAGAAGAACTTGTTCCCAGTTCtcagggaaagaaaaagaaaaagaccaaGGTGAGTGAAGATGCAAATACAAAGACATTGAACAGTGGAGATTATGAACTTACTGCAGTCAACAGAGAAAATGCTAGTACTGGACAGGATACTGTTGATGCTGTTACACccaggaaaaagaagaagaagaaacctaAAGCAAACTCCCCCGACAGCCTACCTCCCATTGTTAGACGCCCATTGCCACAATTACCGCCCCAAGATGATTAG